Proteins found in one Myxococcota bacterium genomic segment:
- a CDS encoding vWA domain-containing protein: MVREVGVSGFGWRVCVVALGLALAAGSAAAAEDPAIARPGMPKIGISAADARGVVFFLASEIEPGVVAVGTGHTLRLGDLARAGRVEFALPRSLSRAGSAEAFAVPPGQPFSLPGASMRDDFVVFRLTEAPKGVRALEADGEATLAAGTRVRILGPPKQGRRDEQEVYGTVLSAAPDRVEIDLDLSQRLSGWGGAPVLLSEAGTVVGLVEAAVPGSGNTRVLAAPIGGVLEALAEPLEGGAGSAFAAFAPGDAKPPEPTPTPTPARKDGKRALLRPMDGDSTHIDLLIEYPPSGSEVESTVCGTFVAGRALATQGEPRSFDVILVIDTSASTSETTGTDVNGNGVIGRPRLGRIGAIFGSSVTDEGDTILAAEVAAARQVLRGLDPRNTRVGLVGFAGDAGSAGNYAPRRPAYTIEALTRDYERIERGLDEVLATDPEGSTHMSAGLDQATMELKGLRGAYSKPDPTTEKVVFFFTDGQPTLPYGPSAESDNVRAVLRAANRARRARITVHSFAIGPEALEGPIATVEMAARTNGYFTPVRDPGDLVDVVEEVSFADIRDVQLSHAKTRVEANPFRVTADGSWAGFIALEPGKNPLRVEATTVDGKSARETLEVELVEDARNAPELPKALLVQRNRLLEDCLLLAKQERLQREKDHHDELRKQLRIEIERERRAARKRAAEQRKTLELEGELDDE; encoded by the coding sequence GTGGTGCGAGAGGTGGGCGTGAGCGGATTCGGTTGGCGCGTGTGCGTAGTGGCGCTGGGGCTCGCCCTGGCGGCGGGCAGCGCAGCGGCTGCGGAGGATCCGGCGATCGCGCGGCCGGGCATGCCGAAGATCGGCATTTCCGCGGCGGACGCGCGGGGTGTCGTCTTCTTTCTCGCCTCCGAGATCGAACCCGGCGTGGTGGCGGTCGGCACCGGCCACACCCTGCGCCTGGGAGATCTCGCGCGGGCCGGTCGGGTCGAGTTCGCCCTGCCCCGCAGCCTCTCGCGCGCGGGCAGCGCCGAAGCCTTCGCCGTGCCGCCCGGTCAGCCCTTCTCGCTGCCGGGTGCGAGCATGCGCGACGATTTCGTCGTCTTCCGCCTCACCGAGGCGCCGAAAGGCGTGCGCGCCCTCGAAGCCGATGGCGAGGCCACCTTGGCGGCCGGGACCCGCGTCCGCATCCTCGGCCCGCCGAAGCAGGGCCGACGCGACGAGCAAGAGGTCTACGGAACCGTGCTCTCGGCCGCGCCCGACCGGGTCGAGATCGACCTCGACCTCAGCCAACGGTTGTCGGGTTGGGGCGGCGCGCCCGTGCTGCTCAGCGAAGCCGGAACCGTCGTGGGGCTGGTGGAGGCCGCCGTTCCCGGATCGGGCAACACCCGCGTCCTTGCGGCGCCCATCGGCGGAGTGCTCGAGGCGCTCGCGGAACCACTCGAGGGCGGCGCCGGAAGCGCCTTCGCGGCCTTCGCTCCCGGCGACGCCAAGCCCCCGGAGCCCACGCCGACGCCGACCCCGGCGCGCAAAGACGGCAAGCGTGCGCTGCTGCGGCCGATGGACGGCGACTCGACCCACATCGACCTTCTGATCGAGTACCCCCCCTCGGGCTCGGAAGTCGAATCCACCGTGTGCGGCACCTTCGTAGCCGGTCGCGCCCTCGCGACCCAGGGCGAGCCCCGCAGCTTCGACGTGATCCTCGTGATCGATACCTCGGCATCGACGAGTGAAACGACCGGGACCGACGTCAACGGCAACGGCGTGATCGGACGCCCTCGGCTCGGTCGGATCGGCGCCATCTTCGGCTCGTCGGTCACCGACGAGGGCGACACGATCCTCGCCGCGGAAGTCGCCGCTGCCCGCCAGGTGCTCCGCGGGCTCGACCCTCGCAACACCCGCGTCGGGTTGGTCGGATTCGCCGGCGACGCGGGCAGCGCGGGCAACTACGCGCCGCGGCGCCCGGCCTACACCATCGAAGCGCTCACCCGCGACTACGAGCGCATCGAGCGCGGCCTCGACGAAGTGCTCGCCACCGATCCCGAAGGCAGCACCCACATGAGCGCCGGCCTCGACCAGGCGACGATGGAGCTGAAGGGCCTGCGCGGCGCCTACTCCAAACCCGACCCCACCACCGAGAAGGTCGTCTTCTTCTTCACCGACGGGCAGCCCACCCTCCCCTACGGCCCCTCCGCCGAGTCGGACAACGTGCGCGCCGTGCTGCGCGCCGCGAACCGCGCGCGACGCGCACGGATCACCGTGCACAGCTTCGCCATCGGCCCCGAGGCCCTGGAAGGCCCGATTGCCACGGTCGAGATGGCGGCCCGCACCAATGGCTACTTCACGCCCGTGCGTGACCCGGGCGACCTCGTCGATGTCGTCGAGGAGGTCAGCTTCGCCGACATCCGCGACGTCCAGCTCAGCCACGCGAAGACCCGGGTCGAGGCGAATCCGTTCCGGGTGACCGCGGATGGATCCTGGGCCGGCTTCATCGCCCTCGAGCCCGGAAAGAACCCGCTCCGCGTCGAGGCCACCACCGTGGACGGGAAATCGGCCCGTGAGACGCTGGAGGTCGAGCTCGTGGAGGACGCCCGGAACGCGCCGGAGCTGCCGAAAGCGCTGCTCGTGCAGCGCAACCGGCTTCTCGAGGACTGCCTGCTTCTCGCGAAACAGGAACGGCTCCAGCGCGAGAAGGACCACCACGACGAGCTGCGCAAGCAGCTCCGCATCGAGATCGAGCGCGAGCGACGCGCCGCGCGCAAGCGGGCAGCGGAGCAGCGGAAGACCCTCGAGCTGGAAGGCGAGCTCGACGACGAGTGA